In a single window of the Nicotiana tomentosiformis chromosome 10, ASM39032v3, whole genome shotgun sequence genome:
- the LOC138899704 gene encoding uncharacterized protein, which produces MKIALLGKRKLGFVNGTCMKESCTAELQEQWKTCNIIVLSWLMNTVSKELLCGIAYTSNAHLVWEDLRERFDKVNRMRIFQLHRAIDTLSQGTDSVSCYFTKLKDLWIGHDAMVPKANSRNHVDHLEQQRLLQFLSGFNDSYDQARRQNLIKSNVPSINQAYVMVIEDESRQCPSMGVVIDKNEPVAMHVSRNQSYKGKKPFMQIEHCGYKGHSKENCYKLIGYPKDFKGKKRFNHPNTGQFDCGSGGANGQFGRGTPHFNDVNNVSSNAGSGSNAGAQCSSRCDLQDAFAGNGPFFTEEQYKQILALLNKEPADNQNNMNNQSNMAGITVCFMSKDITSE; this is translated from the coding sequence ATGAAGATCGCACTACTTGGGAAGAGAAAGCTAGGGTTTGTGAATGGAACTTGTATGAAGGAATCATGTACTGCTGAGCTACAAGAGCAATGGAAAACTTGTAATATTATTGTCCTTTCATGGCTCATGAACACAGTATCCAAGGAACTCTTGTGTGGAATTGCATATACTTCAAATGCTCACCTTGTGTGGGAAGACTTGAGGGAGAGATTCGATAAGGTGAATCGCATGAGAATTTTTCAGCTGCATCGAGCCATTGACACTCTCTCACAAGGTACAGATTCTGTTTCATGCTATTTCACAAAATTAAAGGATTTATGGATTGGGCATGATGCTATGGTACCTAAGGCCAATTCAAGGAATCATGTTGATCATTTAGAGCAGCAGAGATTGCTACAATTCCTCAGTGGATTTAACGACTCTTATGACCAAGCTAGAAGACAGAACCTCATAAAGTCGAATGTGCCCTCTATCAATCAAGCTTATGTAATGGTGATCGAAGATGAATCTAGACAGTGTCCTAGTATGGGTGTAGTAATTGATAAGAATGAACCAGTAGCTATGCATGTTAGTCGCAACCAAAGCTATAAGGGAAAGAAACCTTTTATGCAAATTGAACATTGTGGTTACAAAGGTCATAGCAAAGAAAATTGCTATAAGCTCATTGGATATCCTAAAGATTTTAAGGGAAAGAAAAGGTTCAATCATCCAAATACTGGACAGTTTGATTGTGGAAGTGGTGGTGCAAATGGACAATTTGGTCGAGGAACTCCACACTTTAATGATGTTAACAATGTTTCTAGCAATGCAGGTAGTGGAAGTAATGCAGGTGCTCAATGCTCTTCTAGATGTGATTTGCAGGATGCTTTTGCTGGAAATGGACCATTCTTCACAGAGGAACAGTACAAGCAAATTTTAGCATTGTTGAATAAGGAACCAGCTGACAATCAAAACAACATGAATAATCAAAGCAATATGGCAGGTATTACAGTTTGTTTCATGTCCAAAGATATTACTAGTGAGTGA
- the LOC104118799 gene encoding uncharacterized protein has protein sequence MALVNAQTFLLLAVFSCMFAIGLANYDFNWGPRTWNKTNCPYTHPPNATQTSNRFIVGGSENWHYGFNYMDWARKTAPFFVNDTLVFKYDPPNANGTGFPHSVYLLPNYRSFNKCDFRRAKRIADPTQGAKEGFEFVLKKMQTYYFACGEHQGIHCKTGNMKFAVMPLKHWRF, from the exons ATGGCACTTGTTAATGCCCAAACATTTCTCTTACTTGCAGTTTTCTCATGCATGTTTGCTATTGGTTTAGCCAACTATGACTTCAACTGGGGTCCTAGAACCTGGAATAAAACTAACTGCCCGTATACTCATCCACCAAATGCTACTCAAACTTCCAATAGATTCATTGTTGGAGGTTCAGAAAATTGGCATTATGGTTTCAACTACATGGATTGGGCTCGAAAGACTGCTCCTTTCTTTGTTAATGACACCTTAG TGTTCAAGTATGATCCACCAAATGCAAATGGTACCGGATTTCCACACAGTGTTTACTTATTACCAAACTATAGGAGCTTCAACAAGTGTGATTTCAGGAGGGCTAAAAGGATAGCAGATCCAACTCAAGGTGCAAAGGAAGGATTTGAGTTTGTGTTGAAGAAAATGCAGACTTACTATTTTGCTTGTGGAGAGCACCAAGGCATCCATTGCAAGACTGGGAATATGAAATTTGCTGTGATGCCACTCAAACATTGGCGTTTCTGA
- the LOC108948972 gene encoding uncharacterized mitochondrial protein AtMg00810-like gives MVTIRSVIALAVSRGDLYEEVYMDMPEGFRRQRELKVCKLLKSLKPEGMVIILVYVDDFLITGSNDQLITEAKEILHQQFKLKDLDELKYFLGIILRSAIGVVLNQRKYIPELISEMGLSGAKPAITPLETNIKLTSIVYDQATGSTCDSPLKDVSAYQILIGHLMYVTTTRPDISYVIHTLIQFIQHPKKSYREIDLRVVRYLKNAPG, from the exons ATGGTAACAATAAGGTCAGTCATAGCCTTGGCTGTTTCTAGAG GTGATCTTTATGAAGAGGTTTACATGGATATGCCTGAAGGTTTTAGGAGGCAGAGGGAGTTGAAGGTCTGCAAATTGCTCAAGTCCTT AAAGCCAGAAGGCATGGTGATCATCCTGGTGTATGTGGATGATTTTCTCATCACTGGCAGCAATGATCAGCTGATTACTGAGGCAAAGGAGATACTTCATCAGCAGTTCAAGCTAAAGGACTTAGATGAGCTCAAGTACTTCTTGGGCATTATCTTAAGGTCAGCAATTGGGGTAGTTTTGAATCAAAGGAAGTATATCCCAGAACTCATTTCTGAAATGGGACTCAGTGGTGCCAAGCCAGCAATCACCCCTTTGGAGACCAATATCAAGTTAACTTCCATTGTATATGATCAGGCAACAGGTTCTACATGTGACTCACCTTTAAAAGATGTTAGTGCATATCAGATATTGATTGGCCATTTGATGTATGTGACTACAACAAGACCTGATATTAGCTATGTTATTCACACCTTGATCCAGTTCATACAACACCCTAAGAAGTCCTACCGGGAGATTGATCTTAGGGTGGTCAGATATCTGAAAAATGCTCCAGGCTAa